The sequence below is a genomic window from Corythoichthys intestinalis isolate RoL2023-P3 chromosome 17, ASM3026506v1, whole genome shotgun sequence.
tatatatatattaaaggtcgagatgccgatcgatcgggtctgatcgcgtcattttcaaagtatcggaatcggcaaaaaaatataggacatgcctttttttaatatatatatattttttatttaaatcgttttctaattgtatttaatgttacagacaaaatgtcttacactcctccagagtagttttggtttaaggtagggctatcaaattttttgtgttaacggcggtaattaattatttaaattaatcacgttaagtaattaacgcatgcgcttcacaacccactcacgcattgtcgcgttcaatttaTAAAGACGCTGTTTCACCTctggatagcgctaaaaggcagcgtataatgagtagagagaattttgacagcctttggaaccaTTTTTtacgtggctaaagccttacaatacctctctcagcagttAAAACTAACATGTGAGGCAATGtgcggaagaaaggtagtagttgatcattttctttacaccctatcttctttcccaacgcagagaagatatatcaattggtgtccctatgcacagtcatggttgcacttcccatcatgcatttggccagaagttaaatggctgcagtattatttactgaaagctcaacaaatacactagatggcaatatttagtcacaatatagtcacatttatcctttaagaattacaagtctttctatctgtggatccctctcacagaaagaatgttaataatgtaaataccatcttgaggatttattgtcataataaacaaatacagtacttatgtactgtatgttgaatgtatatattcgtccgagttttattcatttttttcttaatgcattgcaaaaatgatatgatcgggaaaaattatcgggaatgattggaattgaatcgggagcacaaaaaaaaaaaaaaagcaatctgatcgggaaatatcgggataggcagatactcaaactaaaacgatcgggatcggatcgggagcaaaaaaaaaaaaaaaaacatgatcggaacaaccccaatacatatatatatatatatatatatgagactgttttacgtccatatctatgaagatatGGACATTtctggatatatacatacatgtatatgagactgttttacgtccatatctatgaagatatGGACATTtctggatatatacatacatgtatatgtgtatatatacagtatatattgatTCGCCGATCCATAGGGGgcctacctcaaacctgaaacacaaagagctaTTTCCGTTAAatttttgtgtgaataaatgcttaaatctctgaattcttcatagatatggacgtaaaacagtctcggttcttggttcaaagcaaaaaaaaaaaaaaaaaaaacgtgcaggtagcatttatttaacgtaaatCTTGCGAAGTATGTGGCTAGTCAATAAGGAAATAAGCAGcgaccatatgtaaacaaagagctttttctgttgaaaattcttgtgaataaatgcttaaatccctgaattctttctagatatggatgtaaaagagtcttgattcttggttaaaagcaaataaacctgcaagtaccatttattttacgtaaatgtttcgaagtataatgccaatgctatagcggctaatttctcccatttatttttttcacaacgtttcaaaatgcatgcatggttcaaaaaatataatagttactttgaatcctcaaataaatcactcctgagacaatctttcatgtttttatgcagtacaacttttgtactttttcaacttaGATCCtgcattagatcgctgcatgtgtccgaATGCCAATAAATGAAGTGGAGTGTTGGACGGCCCCCTTTGGGAAGGCGTGACACAGTaaatggggaatgtgtcatgtcaatacattatgaagtctgtggcTTACCAGACATTAGAATATAGCAGAATTTAGAACTCTgagggcaaattatctcacttttgaatggaaaatgtaaaagatctgagttaGACATATATtgggttagtgacaaaatttgccggatgacacttcatgacatctgtcataagcatttattaataccaatgactatgtcatgtcataattatgacggtcttatggcggtCTTCTgaggccgctgtcaaataaaatgttaccttttaacccaaataaatcaacaaataagccacactttaCTATAAAACCGCacaattcaaaatgagggaaaaaagtagcggcttatagtccgaaaattacagtcccAAATATTTGCAGACATTACTTATTAATCTAATGACAAATCagtgaaaaatgtttttcctttAATTGATACCATCTTTacctgtttaatgtatttaatttgtatttatttaatttagaaaatattttgtttacatttttaaattttataaaaTGTTACACTTTTGAACTGACATCTACTTTTACAATGAGGATGAAGTTCAATATATTAAATTTTGTATGAAATAGGAAGTCTCTTATGATAATAATGACCCGCAAAACCATCATCACACTGTCGAGTCGTCTTGTTTTCATGCTTGATCAGGTCCCACAATATTAGTTTAAATATTGAAATTATTTGTTAACCACATTGCTCATTATAGCCATGACTATAACgtgtatagatagatagatagatagatagatagatagatagatagatagatagatagatagatagatagatagatagatagatagatagatagatagatagatagatagatagatagatagatagatagatactgtatatatatatatatatatatatgtattcctTTCACAAATTCACCATGAACATTTAATAAACCTTAAATAAAACATGTTCAAATAGTGTGTTTGTGACTGTAATGAAGTATGTGTAATAAAACAGGCCTTTTAGTCACACttgagattattttttttttattattattaagattatacctttttttttttaaacaaatacttttttttacagttttaccCGGAATATACGATTTTTAGCAGAAAAATACAAGAATAGCAACAAAATATGTAGAGAATGATAGAATACTCTCTTTATTTTGGTACACATAGTGCTCATAAAGCTAATGCATGGTTATGGCTAATAATGAgtttacctttttaaaacaaaaggACTCACATAATTCTTTTACAAAACAAAGTGAAACTCACAAAACCAAGACATTTTGGAATCATGTATGACCGTGAACAGTTAAACTGACAGGATTAAtaaagatatactgtatgtcagaCTCCCAGTGTAACTGTTTCCTATCAGGATTTGATTGTTGTCACTTCACTGTCTATATGTACCTCAGGAAGAGTTTAGAGTGTGATGTTCCACAATATGATGAAACTGTTCAGAATGTGCAAGGTCCATttggagaagaagaagaatgaaaAACAGATGAGCATGAGCAAAAGAGAGGACAGCAGACATTCAGCCACTTTCATTAAACTTGCTATTTCTGACAATAGCTAGTAGTGTGCATTTGTTTTTAAGGCAACAGAAGTCAATTGACTATCAGACTCATCCACGTGTGTGTatctcccactgtatttgaCAAGACTCCTATACTCATACATTTCTCAGTGTTTAAATATCTGTCTTTCCTGCAAAAATAAAGTTCTTTCCACTCTGACCTTGTCGGGGTAAATTAGCCCCTAATAGAAAAGTGCGAGTGATGTCATTCAGTATACACCAATGATGAGGTATAATTCTTCATCCCTTCATTGCCTGTATTCAATACACTGAGGTTAGAAACATCTTGCCGTCTCTGTAGTGCTTGGTTAATGGAGGTTGTTAATATTATCTGTTGTTCAAATGGCAGCCGGTTTTAACCTACCAGCATGTTCTGCAGATACACACATGTATTGCATGGAGCACATCTTATGCCACTGAGTCATGACAAGATATGGAACACTACTTGTGTAATGCAGTATGTTATCGCGTTGTTCCAATGAAGTTCTACAACCTTGGAAGAACATTTATGGTTAGATTTACTTTTTGAAGGTTCCTGACAGCTTTTCGTCATAATGATGTCAGTGGACAATTTCCTGTCCTTTTCATATGTCTCCATCTACAGAACATTTGTAGAACCACCTCGCATGTGTTTTGTTAGCAGAACTCGTTTGGAAACATCCCGCTGCTCGCATTTGGGAGCTTGCTATGTTACCAAATAAATACATGCGTTAAAGCATACGTCTCCATCACTGACATGTGGGAAACGTGGTACAGTTGCGCCCGATCGCCCTTTAAATATAGAGTTGGCTTCAAAACGCCACAATGGCACGAGTCCACGCTCCCAGACTGGCCAGTGCCTGTTTGCTACAGATCTGCTCCAAGTCAGCCTGCCTGCTCAGCAGCCCCGTGAAGCCCGAGCCGAAGATGGAGATCAGGTTGGAGATGTTGGAAGTGTCCGTGTAGTCCGGGTTACAGTACGTATACTCTTCGCGTTTTAGCCGTTTACGCGAGACGGAAAAATCCGTCATCTCATCCACGTCGCACAAGCAGCACTCAAAGTCAACCTTTCGTTTCTTGCCGGGGGACTGCGCGCCCTGGCCGGCGTGGAGCGCGTCACAGCAGCAGTCCTGGTGGAGGTAGCCGTTTTCCACCGTGGTCACAACATGCGTGTCCAAGTCCAGCACGGTGGTTTTGTTGCAGTACGTGGGGTTGTTCGGCTCGCAATGTGAGACCTCCATGCAGCAGCTTCTGTAGTAAGACGGCTCCGCTTCTTTGCAGGCGTCCCCCGGAGAGGCGCAGCCGGAGAGCGCGCTCGCTGGGCGGCCGTGGAGACTCGCCTCGTCGCCGCCGCAGCAAGCAGCCCGCGTCTGCTCCTCGTTCTCGGTGTCCTCCGTATCCAGGTCCAACGGGTTCAGCTCCTGGATCTCGTTGCACACCGTCATCACCTCTTCGTATTGCTGCATCCTGTAAATTTCCGCGTATTTCTCCTTGATGTAAAGCTGCCTGGCGTTCCTTAGCACGTAGGAGACCAGCaggtttttgtgcaacttgatgCCACCCCTCTGAGTCCTGGAGTTGTGGATCTTCATGAGGGAAATGGAGATCATGCTCTGCGCATCAACAGCGCATTCCATGGTGTTGATCATAATGGTGCTCCTTCAGCGAACTTGGACTTCCAACTATCTCGGGAAGGTTCTTTTCGACTGAGGAGAAAGGATCGACTGAGCCCTGTGAAGAAACATTGAGAAGCGAGGATCCTCCTCTGAGCTCAAGCTGGCAATCATTTGCAGATGTTGTGAAAccacaatatatatatagccAGGAACGCGTCCCGCCTTCCGCTTAGCTAGCCAATCAAGAGGCTAGAATTTGGTGAGTGACACGTCTCCACGCTGGAACAGTGTCGCTCCCGACCAATCAGCTTCTGGCGGTTCCTCTGTTCCATTCAAATTCCACCCAGGCCGTCTAACAGGAATGTCCTCATTTCAGAAGTCCTATAACTGAAACTTCCAAGAAGCACTCGCTTCCTCGTCGTTGGCTATGTACGAACCGGCTGTTCCGGGTAGACGTGCAACAATAAATCCATCCACAAAACAAGTTCATGTTACACTCAAaaagatacagtatatatattgtaGTATTTGTCAACAAATGCCATCCAATATATCCAATTGTCGGATTTATATCACTTCTGTACTTCTATTTATACGCCCACGTTAGCACATGACCGTTTACTGCATGTTTTGGTTGTAAGTTTaactcattgacggcgatagaagtccagttcattttgactgggacggctgggagcccctcccagttcaaccAGATCAGATGTCTATCCTTGTAcccggcaaccaatgagttaggaTAGTTAAGGTACTAAGTACTGAAGTAGGCGGTGATGTAGACCTGAATACAATGTATATATTTTGCCTGAGTAACATATCCAAAAGTTCTACAGCAGTTGGCCATTTTTGCCCTTCGGTAAACTTATTCTCTGCCATTGTAggagatggacgtccaatccgtttcaaCTGGCTAGCAGTGATCATTCACTAGTGTTCTTTCACagttcaaatgcattggacttccatcactgtcaatggcagcaatgaCCATAATGAAGACAAATGGAAAGATAATCTGTGGTCAAAATTGCATGCTATCTTTTAAGTAAAACCAAACAGGGAAAATAAATATACCACGAAGATTCCTAATCATTCATCAACAGTGTTTAGATATTttcatcatgttaaaatattagaTTTGCTGATGACACATTCGTCCATGAAATAACAGActactttactttattattgacgtttcggaggaaaaaatagaatgtatttgaaTGGCCCGTTATCTAATTACTTTGTGGTCaacttgcatttgcatttgttttAGCAATCCAACGTGCCCGCATAGGCACATAGCCtgcctaccccccccccccccccccccaagcgcGTGGATGCTGACAACTACACGAACCATGTGTGTCATGTGACTCAGACACCAAGCAAGGAATGCCCCCAATGGCCACTAGATGGTAgcttggtggtggtggggggattTGGGAACGCATACTGCACAGTACCGGTCAAGAGTTTCCCTCGTTTTGCGTTCGATGGTGAGAAATTGGGGCTAAAAGCATATTTTACAATAATGAACCttaataattataatgataAAACCATCCTAATAGCTTGCTTCAAACATTTTATGTATTCTATTTACAAAAAATGAATTTATATTGAATGTATTAGGTGGATGGAACGATTATTTATTGAAGTGAATGTTTACAGTGTCTGCTCCAGTTGAATACAATACGTACAGGCACTTTTGTAATACTGCAATCAAACAGCATTGCTATAATGTGATTGGCTGGAAACCAGTTGAGGGTGTACTGCACTCCTCGCCCAATCTCAGCCCACTCCATCCACGACTCTAGTGAGGATAAAGGTTTTAGAGAATGTAAGAATGTATAGATAACAAATTATAAGTAAAAACACATTTGATCAACTCACTCTGTCATCGACTGAAAAATGACAGCTTTTCACCCATACAATTTATTCTATTGTAATAAAAGGCCATTTACAGTCATCTAACCACACTATAATCGTGATATCCTTAATATCTCTATACACGATACCACTTAATAAATACCCGCCAAGAATTGCAGTGTTGAAGAAGGCGCACACAGACTGAGAAATCCAAACCCGCTCAGTCGCACAAACTGAAAGCAGCATTGCAGTGGCCTCTACAGATCAAGCATAGGTTGATGTGTTTGCCAAATGAGTGCAATAACCTGTGCTGAACCTGTAGAGGCCAGTACAGCTCTAGTTTTCTGCAGTGTGATTAGTATTTTGTGACTGTTCCTAAATTCTACCCTTGAGGAGAAAGTGACTTCATACCCTGCCGGGCccgcccaaacatttattttcaAACAGGATGAAGGGAGGGGAGTGTGGCAGCTCTCTGATCAACTCTGACTGCAAGACACCTGATTGCAATGTTTTCACTGGATGATGAAGGTTTGATGCAGAGTTGGACTCGTGTTTTCTTCCACAAGAAAGATGCTTTTTGCAAAGATGAGTACACCTCAGAGGAAGTGTAACCTCTGGGATGATACAGATTTTCTTCACTTTTATGAAGCTAACCCCTCACAAAATGGAAACTGATCAAGGTGATATGCAACAAGGAATGGAGAACTGGAGAATCGAACCATATTCCTATACATGACGTATTCAGTGAATGAAGCAAGCCTGAAAGAACACCATTAATATATAGCATAGAGTATATTTAAGGCAGTAAGAATCACGTATTGAATCTGAATTATGCAGTACAGTATTTCAACTTAAAATATCAGACATTTAAAATCACTTGGGTTACATTCATGAGTAAATGAGTAGAACACCACCAGTGTCATTGCCATGGCAACTGAGCATCGCCTATGTTTGCCATCTCTAAAAGTGTCTAACTCACGGTGTGTTCATGCGAAGTTGTTACACTTGGTAGTATCTTTGCATTTGCATTATCTGTATAAATTCCAATTCTTTCACTGTTATGATAACCGTTGCCCAACCCCCCCCAAacactaccccccccccccccccccaaaaaaaatcgagACCCACCAGTGGATCTTACGACGGAGGATTAAGGCCAAAtaagggagaagaaaaaaatataaactcACAGATGCACGATATTATTCCAATTCGTTATTACATTACTTACGTCGTAAAGCTACTATgtagctgggagctacaacgGAGTGTTGGTAGTCTATAAATCATTCTATTGATAATGATTGGATGTAGATGAGCCAAAATATGAAGGggttcctttttcttttttgtaaaactgattctaaaacacaagatgcttcCAATGTTGTGAATTTTAATGGAGGCAAAGTGCTACGTAAAGAAAGTAGCAGTTCATTCAACTACACTAGCCCAACGACTTTTATTCTCATTGTAATAGTAAAAAAGTCATACTATTACTACATGAAAAGAGTCGTACTATtgttacgagaaaaaaagtcgaattgttactACATAAAAAGACCAActgttcatccatccatccatcttacTCTTGCtccagggtcgggtcgcgggggcagcagctttaacagggaagcccagacttccctctccccagccacttcaaacaGCTCCTCCGATGGGGTCCCAAGGCGGTCCCAGGCCAACCGAGAGACACAGTCTCTCCAGCgagtcctgggtcatccccagggcctcccgccggtgggacatgcccggaacacctctccgggaaggcgtccaggaggcaaccaaacaagatgcccgagccatctcagctggctcctctcaacacggaGGAGTAACGGCTAAATGCCgagtcggccgcttgtatccaggatcttgttcttttggtcacaacccacagctcgtgaccataggtgagggtaggaatttagatcgactggtaaacctttcggctcagccccttcttcaccactatagACCGGTGCAGCATCCGCAttgctgcagacgctgcaccgatccgcctgtcgatctcccgctccctcctaccttcactcgtgaacaagaccccaagatacttgaactcctccacttggggcaggatcttatccccgacccggagagggcactccacccttttccgactgagaacaatggtctcggatttggaggtgctgatctttatcccaaccgcttcacactcggctgcgaaccgctccattgagagttggaggttacggcttgatgaagccatcagcaccacatcatctgcaaaaagcagagattcaatggacccgaccccctcaacgctgtggctgcgcctagaaattctgtctataaaaattatgaacagaatcggtgacaaagggcagccttggcggagtccaaccctcactgggaacgaattcgactcacTGCCGGCAATgttgaccaaactctgacacctgtcgtacagggaccgacagCCACATTCGAACGCCTTcttcagatccacaaaacacatgtagacaggttgggcgaactcccatgcaccctcgaggatcctgccgagggtgtagcgcttgtccactgttccacggcctggacgaaaaccacactgctcctcctgaatccgagattcgacttctggacggaccctcctctccagcacccctaaatagactttaccggggaggctgaggagtgtgatccctttataattggaacacaccatcTGGtcacccttcttaaaaagggggaccaccaccccggtctgccaatccagaggcactgtcccctatgtccacgcgatgttgtagaggtgtgtcagccacgacagccccacaaaatctagagcctttaggaactccgggtggatctcatcgacccccgtggccttgccaccgaggagcttttcaaccacctcagtgacttcgacCCCAGAGATcggagagcccacctcggagtccccagactctgcttcctcaaaagaAGGCGTGTCTGTGGAATTgaagagggcttcgaagtattctccccaccgactcacgacttcccgagtcgaggtcagcagtaccccatcttcactacacacagtgttaatggtgcactgctttcctctcctcagacgccggatggtggaccagaatttcctcgaagccgtctggAAGTCGTGTTCcacggcctcgccgaactctttccatgtccgggtttttgcctcggcgaccgccaaaGCTGCAGTCCGAttagccagccggtacctgtcagctgtctccggagtcccacaggccaaaaaggcccgatggcctccttcttcagcttgacggcatcccttaccgctggtgtccacgccAACAGCATGCGCCTGTCCAGACTCCGCGGCTTCCCGTGGCTCTCGCGCCGTTGTCCCGGCTTCCCGAGGTGCCTGTCCTggcctcccgcgccgactccccgcggtCCAGTGCCCGCGCCTACTCCCCGCGGTCCAATGCCCGCGCTTACTCCCCGCGgtccagtgcccgcgccgactccccacaGCGGTGTGCCCGCGCCACCTGTTGCTGGTTCCCACAGTTTATCAAACccctgcagcaccctcagcaccccacttccacCACCACTGCTGTAGTCTGACGTGTGCCTCCAAAAAATCTTGACTACGCGTCACGTCAGCGCGTCGTGTCATAATGtcaaaggactgtgattggccCACTCAgaatgttgtttccggttcagcacaacaacatcgccattttcaaacattcgcaaacgtTTTCTGTGTTGCCTACGCTTCATCATTTGTattaaaaacatttgtttttcaatgttgattagctgcagctgcaaatgcaCACGTTCCATCTCCGCTGCAATTGCTGTCAATGATCGGAGGAAAACTAAATGTATTCGACAAGAGTCCgccaaaaccatacaaagacaaagccacacccctctagtggcttggcagtgaattacagcGTAATgcgttcccttgacgcagaacttcgaatgcCCAATGACAGCGTAGGATCTAGGCCGTCGCGCCGCCGTCAGTGGaacacagaagcataaatcaggccGAGAAGAACGTATTCATGCAcacgaagaagtcgcgcagccgagtgagagggGACAGATTAAAGCTGCAATCCTGcatgcacatttgttgcttgtgaagcatccacagaggcaacacctgtgctGTACTTCGGGCGTTTTCaactgtggtcgaatacttgggtcgagtttatgtgattgtttttgatgatgtgcggacgctaactgatacatgcttatCGTttttgtggattgttattgctctatcagcagctagttataaacgtaaatttgaattgctgtttttgaagatgaaactgatttaatttcattgttatttagtttcattctgcaagtgttgatgtcatgggcatctgaataaagtcagcaaaccacacggacgtctgacatcgtcatttcagagctaagctcactgtctagctaggacttcacTACAAcatcttggtgaggacagtacaatgacgtacatgtttttggatagttattatgAGATTTGGGGGGTGTTTAGAGTttacaaagggttaattccagtcAGTTGCAGCCCACATTAGGGATAAACATTCACATGTGACTGGATGGGAAGAGAGGACTTTCATTCGGTAGTTCTCTCAATATATTTACAGGTAAAACAACATAATCCCTCAAGTCTGTATTTCCATACTTTCATGAACATGATTTTACGCGGCCACATTTCCTTCTCTTCCAACCTCCGtggtctttttccattttcagtcTTCCCGTGGTGCATCTGCACTTCTTCTGCTCACCACTCCTCCCCACCCATCGCTTCCATTTATGTTCTCCCCTCATCGTTTCAGCCCCACCGCTCAATTGTTCACCACTCCCCCGCTCTTATTTTCAGCTCCCTGTCTCTTCCTAAGCATGTTTATCGCTTATGTGTTTCAGCATTGGAGGGTGTTCGCAGGTGTCAACAAAGTGCaggttttcttttttccatttccaTCTTTTTCTCCATATTAAGACTCAGTTGCCAATCTGGCTTTGCAATTGCCACAACTATCACACCTCTTGCTTATCATTCTTCTTTTATGTCTAATTGATTTCGTTATTTCAAGTATTCAATGAATCTACGCCAAATTTGTACAGTTGAATCCACTTTGCACGTACCTCATTTCCAGTTGGAGTGTGGGTTGTCAACATCAGTTATTTGTTGTGGTGTTTACCGGGGAACCCCAAAAGGCAGCTCTTGTCAACAAGTAAGACAAACAACTCACGTTTAAGGACACACGTTCAGGTATTTCAGAAAGTTAGCACAATGAATGGAATGTTAGAAATAATAAaatagtgtgtgtgtgcgtaggGAATTTCCACAGGAAGTGGTGGGGAAAATGAGAAGTCACGCCAGTTGGATGAAGCTGAAATGTACAGGTTATGTTACTTCGAAATATGCCCATTGTTCAATTTTGTCTGGTGATTCAATGTTCGGCCTTTTTtctatattttgtttttctgactTCTCAGGTTTGTACCAACAGTGTGATTGATAGGTCTTCTTTAGGAAGTCCAATCTCCTAACTAACTGTATGGCTCTTTTGTCGTCTGAACATCCACTAAGCACAGAAATTGGATTTTTGCGAGACGTATTAAAACCACATACAGGCAGGGGCGAAAGTGGCtagaactccctgacataaaggtTGGCACGAagcctaatttatttatttatttatgtttagtggggggggggggggggggctactggCTACTTCATTACTTTGAAACGAGGCATAAGAAACtaattttccattcaaaattgtattttttttcagtgatttGCAAAATTCCTTCTAAAACAGTCTCATttctattttccctcatttcctca
It includes:
- the ier5l gene encoding immediate early response gene 5-like protein, whose translation is MINTMECAVDAQSMISISLMKIHNSRTQRGGIKLHKNLLVSYVLRNARQLYIKEKYAEIYRMQQYEEVMTVCNEIQELNPLDLDTEDTENEEQTRAACCGGDEASLHGRPASALSGCASPGDACKEAEPSYYRSCCMEVSHCEPNNPTYCNKTTVLDLDTHVVTTVENGYLHQDCCCDALHAGQGAQSPGKKRKVDFECCLCDVDEMTDFSVSRKRLKREEYTYCNPDYTDTSNISNLISIFGSGFTGLLSRQADLEQICSKQALASLGAWTRAIVAF